AAAATCTTCAAGGCGAGAGAAGCCGAACCGCCGAGCATCTTGGCCATCGCCGGGGCAGCATTTGCAGGCGGGCAGAGCGCGATGATAGCACCACCGAGCAACACTTCACGAGGCAGGCTGAACAATTCAACAATTCCAGCGAGGGCGGCAACAAGCAAAAGGCTTACCAAGAGAGCACGAATCTCTATCTTGAACGTGTAGCCGTGCGTTTGCGGAGGAATCTTCGTCACGAAAGTCAAAAACATCATCGAGCCGATTAAGAACGGCATCATCGGCGAAAGCACATGCGCCTGCGGGAGCAAAATCCCGAGGATAATCGCAACCGGCATGAGTATTGCACGTAGATTCTTCATAACGCGCCCAAATGTAGAAATTAGAGACGACCCCTACGATTCAAACGGACGGACTCGCAGCGTGACGCCCAAATCTTCACAGGTTTTGCGGCAAATCTCGATTTTTTCTTCGGGCATCACCTTCTCGACGACGGTCATGACCACGTTCTTCACGTGGGCCTTCGCGAGCACAGCGAATTCCTTGAGGGCATCATAAGACTTGATGCCAAACTTGGAACGCGTGAGTGCCAAGAATTCTTCGGCATCCGGGGCGTTCAGCGAAATCGAGACGGTATCGAAACGCCCTTCAAGTTCAGGCGTGATATCCTTGCCATGAATCAGGTTCGCAAGGCCATTCGTGTTAAGGCGCACCTTCAAGTTCGGGTACTTCGCCTTGAGCTTGTCAATCACGCTGCATACGTCGTAAAGGCGTTCGAGCGGTTCGCCGTATCCGCAGAAAATCAGTTCGTTGATGACGTTGAGGTCGTACGCATCAAAAATTTCCATCACCTGGTCAACGCTCGGGTCGCCGCCCTTGAGCCAGAGCGTATTGCCTTCCATCATCTTCTTTGTCTGGCGCAGGCAAAACACGCAGTTGCACGGGCAACGGTTCGTCATGTTCACGTAGATGTTCTTGCCGGTAATGTCGCCACTGTTGGCGATATCCAAATAGCCCGCCTGCCCGACGGTTCCTGTTACAGTATAAACTATCATTTAGTCCTCCATCAAGTCGCGAAGGTACATCTCGACGCTTAAACCCCAGTGCATGGGGACATTGTTCTCTTCGCAGTAGCGGATGCACTTGGACGCAAATTCGGCGGCTTTCTTTACCGACTCGTAAAAATCGTGGCCGTTCAGGTACATGCCGGCAATGACAGCGCTTATCACGTCGCCCGTTCCGCTGCGGTCGCCACCGATGCGGTCGGCCATCACGATTTTCGGTTCTTCGCCCTTGCTGTAAACGAAATTCATGATTTGCTTGCTACTGTAATGGATGCCCGTCACCACGATGTGTTCGGGGCCCTGTTCGGCAAGCGTCTTGCACATGTTCTCGATTTCGACAGGAGTGAGTTTGCCGTCGCGGTAATCGGAGCCCGTGAGCGAACAGAGCTCGGTAAGGTTCGGCGTGAGGATGTCGGCGTAGCTTACCAAAGCGCGCATCTTTTCGCACAAACTAGGCGTGT
Above is a window of uncultured Fibrobacter sp. DNA encoding:
- a CDS encoding TatD family nuclease-associated radical SAM protein, whose protein sequence is MIVYTVTGTVGQAGYLDIANSGDITGKNIYVNMTNRCPCNCVFCLRQTKKMMEGNTLWLKGGDPSVDQVMEIFDAYDLNVINELIFCGYGEPLERLYDVCSVIDKLKAKYPNLKVRLNTNGLANLIHGKDITPELEGRFDTVSISLNAPDAEEFLALTRSKFGIKSYDALKEFAVLAKAHVKNVVMTVVEKVMPEEKIEICRKTCEDLGVTLRVRPFES
- a CDS encoding pyridoxamine kinase produces the protein MPQKKIALINDITGFGRCSVAVMAPVISAMKIQAVAVPTAILSTHTQFPKYFFDDYTSKMRDYIQTYKDLDMSFDAIATGFLGSEEQVDIVIDFIKTFKKNGVFTLIDPVMGDYGRLYETYTPSLCEKMRALVSYADILTPNLTELCSLTGSDYRDGKLTPVEIENMCKTLAEQGPEHIVVTGIHYSSKQIMNFVYSKGEEPKIVMADRIGGDRSGTGDVISAVIAGMYLNGHDFYESVKKAAEFASKCIRYCEENNVPMHWGLSVEMYLRDLMED